In Lolium rigidum isolate FL_2022 chromosome 7, APGP_CSIRO_Lrig_0.1, whole genome shotgun sequence, the DNA window CATACTGGGATCTTTGTTCCGTAATCTTTTGATAGTGGAACCCAGAGCAtttatgcttcctatgaaaaaaaAGGAAGCCTAGATAAGTAAGTACCTCTTTCAGACTCAACTGCTTCATCCAGCACTAGGTTCAGCAACTGGTCATAGCCCTTCAAAGTTCCAGTAACTGCAAGTATGCAGGTGTCAGGTTAGTACATGACTGAAGACTATTATTGGAAGAAAATTACAAGAGATTTAACAGTTACAAGCATTCTCTGGGTCTGATGAGAGGCCAGTATATGACTGCTAGAAGAGCATTACAGGAGATGGAACAACTACAAGGGTTCCATGGGTCCAAGCCAGTATATGACTGCTACATGAACATTACAGTAGATAGAGCCAATACAAGTGTCCCATGGATCTGGAACACTTCATGAGGTGAAATATTTTCCAACTAACAAGACACAACCCACATCAAGTGTTACAGACAAACAGACCGACCAAAAAAGTGTAGCAAGCAAATACAAGCTTGTAAATTACTTGTGACAAACAGTCCATATAACCCATCAAGATAACCATGTCCAAGTTATTTAGTTTTGGTTGTATGACGGCACAAATCCAGACTAGACAGACAAACCACATCAAGACATATGTGCGATTAGTAGCACGGCAATGCCGATGCTACAGACAGATAATGCAGAAACAAAATCAGAGGCATCCGGAGACTAACTTTATAGTTACATGAATACACTCGAATTACTGAATACTATCAAACACTGCACAGGCAATAGAGCCCAACACAGTAAAATATGGGTCCCCAACGGATCTGATGATGTATGTAGAGCTTAATAACAcagagagagaagaggaagatTTGGCGACGCGAATCAACCTTGGCGGCCGCCGGTGAGCTTGACCTGGACGCCCTTGTCGACGAACTTGGCTAGGTCAAGCGCGGTCTCCTTGCGCCCCGCCTGAACAAGCAGTCATCAGACACCAACACAGGCTCGCATCAGTAAAGAAATCGCACGAATCGAATCAGCAAACCAGTGCCAGCCAAGCTTACCATCTCGATCTCAGCAACCCGAGAGAATCCTTCGTCGACCTGCTCTCGCCGTAGCTAGCGCCTCAAAAACTCGGCGGAGATTTTGCCCTAGAAATCGACCTGCCGCCGCAGCTCAGCAACACTCTCGCGTAGGAAACCAGAAGGAATCAGCTCGGGACTCAGTGGCTGTGGGCTATGGGCAGCGAAAGGTTCTACCCCAGGCGGCCCATTTAGATTTTCCTCATGGGCCATGTAGATTGGCCTTTTTAATCTTGCAACGTGGCAGCCCAGTAAAGCCCAGTAAAGGGTCCTCGCGAGCCCGCGACCAGCGCGTCAACTATTTTCTTCCTTCCGTTGCGCGGCCGCTGCTTTCCTCCGCCCGGCCTATTCGTCCGCCGTTGATTCCGGCGCTCCGCCGCCCGAGTCCGCCAGCATCCGCAACTCAGCCGCCGGTGCAGGGTAGATTGCAAGGGGACCGTCGCCCGACCAGCACCGACGGTGGTTTTTCCCTTGGACTTCCCGCCAGCAGGGTCGCCGCGGTTGGTTTCTCTCCACAGCCTTCCTGGC includes these proteins:
- the LOC124676563 gene encoding sm-like protein LSM7; amino-acid sequence: MAGRKETALDLAKFVDKGVQVKLTGGRQVTGTLKGYDQLLNLVLDEAVESEREQDDPLKLTTKTRQLGLIVCRGTAVMLVSPTDGTDEIANPFLAADGAS